Below is a window of Rattus norvegicus strain BN/NHsdMcwi chromosome 5, GRCr8, whole genome shotgun sequence DNA.
ctctcctgtatgaactcTCTGGTGTTGAGTAAGACCCTCAATTTGCTTAAAGGccttaccacattgattacattctaAGGGGCAATCCCCGGTGTGAGTTCTCAGATGGTAGGTAAGAGATGAGCTATGTCCAAAGGCTTTGCCGCACTCCTTACATTTATAAGGTTTCTCCTTTGTGTGAGTTCTTTGATGGATAACTAGGTGTGACTTTTTGCTAAAAGTCTTCCCACACTCAGTACATTCAAATGGCTTCTCGCCTGTATGAATTCGCATGTGTTTAGTCAGGGATGAGCCATACTTAAAAGCtttgccacattcattacattcatagggtATTTCGCCCATGTGTGTTCCCACATGTTCGGTGAGAGATGAATTATATCTGAAGGTTTTGCCACATTCCTTACACTCGTACGGCTTCTCGCCCGTGTGAGATCTTATGTGTTGCATAAGGTTTGAGCTGTGCCTAAAGGTTTTGCCACATTCGTTACATTTGTCGGGCTTTTCTCCGGTATGGATTCTCAGGTGGTCAGTGAGGGCATGTTTGTGACCGTGGGCTTTGCCACACTGGACACACTCGTATGGCTTTTCCCCGGTGTGAGTTCTCTGAAGAACGACAAGGTGGGACTTTTGGCTGACAGCTCCCCTGCATTTGTTACATTCATATGGTTTCTCCCCGGTATGAGTTCTTTGATGGTCAAGGAGCCCCTGTTTATGGGTGAGGACCTtcccacattgattacattcataaggtttcccAGAGCCTGGAGCCTTGTTGGGTTTAGATGGACTACGGCAGGGCGATTTCAGTTTCTCCCCGGTATGAATTTTGTCTCCCTTGGTATGGGACGCGCTATGACGGCATACTTTCTCACATTGCTTGCCTGTATGGTTTTTGTCACCTTTACCAAACAATTTATTGTTGGGTGACTTGTCACATTTCTTTCTAGTTGAAATCTCATCTTTGTTCACATCGGATGCAGAACGGTGAGTGATTTCCTATATTCGATAGCTGTATCGGGTTTCTTTTCGCAGAGTTTTTAATCTGACTGGGTAAGTCTAAATTCTGATTCAAGTTCTTCCCATACAAATTGGATTTATGCAATCTTTTTTCAGAAGGATCGTGTTTTgaatggacatttttcttctcCAACAAAGTACACTAACTGCTTTTCTTACTGTTTGAACTTTTCTTCCTGAATGTCACTTCTGTAGTGAGTTTCCTTTGGAATTTCTGCTTCCCCTCCGTCTGTGCACCATCTTGTTGGACCTCTAAAATAGAATTGATGagccttgggcagcaccccgcgagcaaacttgagccttgggaccacaggtaagaccaacttgtctgctgcaagaaagctgcctggtaaactcaagacacgggcccacaggaacagctgaagacctgtagagaggaaaaactacacgcccgaaagcagaacactctgtccccataactgactgaaagagagggaaacaggtctacagcactcctgacacacaggcttataggacagtctagccactgtcagaaatagcagaacaaagtaacactagagataatctgatggcgagaggcaagcgcaggaacccaagcaacagaaaccaagactacatgccatcatcggagcccaattctcccaccaaaacaaacatggaatatccaaacacaccagaaaagcaagatctagtttcaaaatcatatttgatcatgatgctggaggacttcaagaaagacatgaacacacttagggaaacacaggaaaacattaataaacaagtagaagcctacagagaggaatcgcaaaaatccctgaaagaattccaggaaaacacaatcaaacagttgaaggaattaaaaatggaaatagaagcaatcaagaaagaacacatggaaacaaccctggatatagaaaaccaaaagaagagacaaggagctgtagataaaagcctcaccaacagaattcaagagatggaagagagaatctcaggagcagaagattccatagaaatcattgactcaactgtcaaagataatgtaaagcggaaaaagctactggtccaaaacatacaggaaatccaggactcaatgagaagatcaaacctaaggataataggtatagaagagagtgaagactcccagctcaaaggaccagtaaatatcttcaacaaaatcatagaagaaaacttccctaacctaaaaaaagagatacccataggcatacaagaagcctacagaactccaaatagattggaccagaaaagaaacacctcccgtcacataattgtcaaaacaccaaacgcacaaaataaagaaagaatattaaaagcagtaagggaaaaaggtcaagtaacatataaaggcagacctatcagaatcacaccagacttctcgccagaaactatgaaggccagaagatcctggactgatgtcatacagaccctaagagaacacaaatgccagcccaggttactgtatcctgcaaaactctcaattaacatagatggagaaaccaagatattccatgacaaaaccaaatttacacaatatctttctacaaatccagtgctacaaaggataataaatggtaaagcccaacataaggaggcaagctataccctagaagaagcaagaaactaatcgtcttggcaacaaaacaaagagaatgaaagcacacaaacataacctcacatccaaatatgaatataacgggaagcaataaccactattccttaatatctctcaacatcaatggcctcaactccccaataaaaagaaatagattaacaaactggatacacaacgaggaccctgcattctgctgcctacaggaaacacatctcagagacaaagacagacactacctcagagtgaaaggctggaaaacaactttccaagcaaatggtcagaagaagcaagctggagtagccattctaatatcaaataaaatcaattttcaactaaaagtcatcaaaaaagataaggaaggacacta
It encodes the following:
- the Zfp37-ps6 gene encoding zinc finger protein 37; amino-acid sequence: MQHIRSHTGEKPYECKECGKTFRYNSSLTEHVGTHMGEIPYECNECGKAFKYGSSLTKHMRIHTGEKPFECTECGKTFSKKSHLVIHQRTHTKEKPYKCKECGKAFGHSSSLTYHLRTHTGDCPLECNQCGKAFKQIEGLTQHQRVHTGEKPYECVEYGKALSQKSHLIVHQRTHTGEKPFECYECGKAFSAKSQLVIHQRSHTGEKPYECVECGKAFKQNASLTKHMKTHSEEQSQEED